Proteins encoded by one window of Rutidosis leptorrhynchoides isolate AG116_Rl617_1_P2 chromosome 7, CSIRO_AGI_Rlap_v1, whole genome shotgun sequence:
- the LOC139857329 gene encoding V-type proton ATPase subunit d2 — MYGFEAMTFNIHGGYLEAIVRGHRSGLLTAADYNNLCQCETLDDIKMHLSATEYGPYLQNEPSPLHTTTIVEKCTLKLVDEYKHMLCQATEPLSTFLEYITYGHMIDNVVLIVTGTLHERDVQELLEKCHPLGMFDSIATLAVAQNMRELYRLVLVDTPLAPYFSECITSEDLDDMNIEIMRNTLYKAYLEDFYRFCQKLGGATAEIMSDLLAFEADRRAVNITINSIGTELTRDDRRKLYSSFGLLYPYGHEELAVCEDIDQVRGVMEKYPPYQPIFSKLSYGESQMLDKAFYEEEVKRLCLSFEQQFHFGVFFAYMRLREQEIRNLMWISECVAQNQKSRVHDSVVFIF; from the exons ATGTACGGATTCGAAGCTATGACGTTCAACATTCATGGAGGCTATTTGGAAGCAATCGTTAGGGGCCACAGATCTGGTTTGTTGACCGCTGCTGATTACAACAATTTGTGCCAGTGTGAAACCCTAGATGACATTAAGATGCATCTATCTGCCACTGAATACGGTCCCTATCTTCAAAACG AACCTTCCCCGTTACATACCACTACAATTGTAGAGAAGTGTACCCTTAAGTTGGTTGATGAATATAAGCACATGTTATGCCAAGCCACCGAGCCTCTGTCAACCTTCTTAGAGTACATAAC ATATGGTCACATGATTGACAATGTTGTCCTGATTGTTACTGGAACCTTGCACGAGAGAGATGTTCAAGAACTGTTAGAAAAATGCCACCCTTTGGGAATGTTTGACag TATTGCTACCTTGGCCGTTGCTCAAAatatgcgcgagctttatagactCGTGCTTGTTGATACACCACTTGCTCCATATTTCTCTGAGTGCATCACATCAGAG GATTTGGATGATATGAACATTGAGATAATGAGAAATACTCTTTACAAGGCTTATCTTGAAGATTTCTATCGGTTTTGCCAG AAACTAGGTGGCGCAACTGCTGAAATTATGTCTGATCTTTTAGCATTTGAGGCTGACAGGAGAGCTGTTAATATCACCATAAACAG CATTGGAACAGAGCTTACTCGAGATGATCGTAGGAAGTTGTATTCCAGTTTTGGTTTACT TTACCCCTATGGTCACGAGGAACTTGCTGTTTGTGAGGATATAGATCAG GTTCGTGGTGTGATGGAGAAATACCCTCCTTACCAGCCAATATTCTCGAAGTTATCGTACGGAGAGAGTCAGATGCTCGATAAGGCGTTTTATGAAGAGGAAGTGAAACGACTCTGCTTATCTTTCGAGCAACAG TTCCACTTCGGTGTGTTCTTCGCATATATGAGACTGAGGGAGCAGGAGATCAGGAACTTGATGTGGATATCAGAGTGTGTTGCCCAGAATCAGAAATCTAGGGTTCATGACAGCGTCGTCTTCATATTTTAA